GATTTCGGTTCAGATCGTCCATAATCTCAAAACGTACGTCATTACCGAACAGGCCTTCGCATCCCAAGGTCTTCTATCAGCCGAAGGGGGCACCCGCCACGAGTTTGAGTTAACGGTCACTCCTTATGAAGAAGAGACAATCCCGCGGAAACCAGGGGAAGCCAAACTGATCATCACGGCCCGCGATCATTCGTGGCGGAATCTACTCGAAGGCAACAGAAAACGTGTCACCCATGAATTTACCCCCAAATTCACTCCCCCGCGTCTGGAACTCCTTTCTTCGCCCGCCTCGATCACTCAAGGTGGTTCTGGCATCGTTCTCTATCGCGTCTCTCCGGATGCCGTGATCCATGGGGTCAAAATCAATTCGGCCTTTTTCCCCGGCTATCTCATGCCTGAAGATGACGGCATGTTTGCGTTGATCGCCGTCCCGTATAATGCGCGCGCCAATACCCCCATTCACCTGACTGCCAGTGATTCCGTCGGCAACAGCGCCATCCTGGACGTCGACCTGCACGTCAGGAAGAAGAGCTGGAGAACCCGGCGTATCGGAATTTCCGACCGCTTCATTCAGAAAACCGTTCTCCCGATTATTGCGCAAACTCCGGAAATTTCGGAGCAGGAGTCGAATCTCGACAATTTCGTCACGGTCAATAACCAATTACGGAAATCGAACAATCAAACCATTCGAGAATTCTCGAAGCAGACGGCAGAGCGTTTTCTATGGGATAAAGCATTCCAACAACTTCCTGGCTCCCAAGTGGAAGCCGCCTTTGCCGACCATCGCAATTACGTGTACAAGAACAAAATCGTCGACACCCAGGATCATTTAGGGTTCGATCTTGCGGTCACCAAACACTATCCGATTCAAGCTTCGAACGCCGGCATCGTACTCTTTGCCGGGTACCTGGGCATCTACGGCAACACGGTGATCATCGACCATGGCTATGGCTTGCAATCGCTCTACGCTCATCTGTCTTCCTTCTCTGTTCAAACGGGTCAATCGGTCGAATTAGGACAGGAGATCGGGCGTTCCGGAACAACTGGCTTAGCGGCCGGAGATCATCTACATTTTAGCTTGGTTCTCCACGGAGAACAGGTGAACCCAACCGAATGGTGGGACGCCAATTGGGTGCAAACCCGTATCCGTAACAAACTTCATCTCCCGAAATTACAAATGGAAAATCCGGACACTGAGCCAGCAGAAGAAGAGGAGTCTCTCGGACCTGTACCGCCAGCCATCCTCCCCTAATGCCACTCTCCGTACCAGATAACGCAACCCATGTCAGAGGCGCTTAAGGAACGACTCGTTCTGCTCACATTTTTCATGATCACCGGGACCGCCGACGGCGGCGTTCGCCCCGGCGGCTAATCCGGAATCCATGTCAAAAACAAAATACAAGAAATCCAAAGCGATCACTCGAGGACAAGAAACGATCACATCCGTTCCATTGGATCAAACGACCCGTCAGCGGTACCTGAACTACGCCCTCTCGGTCATCACGTCGCGAGCCCTGCCGGATGTTCGCGATGGGTTGAAGCCGGTCCAACGACGGATTTTGTTCTCGATGTACCATAATCATCGGTTAACCCCGGACCGCCCGCCGATCAAGAGCGCGAAGGTCGTGGGGTCCGTCATCGGAGAATGGCATCCACATGGGGATTCGGCGGTCTATGACGCGATGGCCCGCATGGCCCAACCCTGGTCGTTACGTCTGCCATTAGTCGATGGACACGGGAACTTCGGAAGCCTGGATGGTGATCCTCCGGCGGCCTATCGCTACACTGAAGCCAGACTCGCGCCTGCTGCATTGGATCTTCTCTCCGAACTGAACAAGGACACCGTCGATGTCCAACCCAATTATGATGGAAAGGGAGAAGAACCTCTCGTCCTTCCATCACGCTTCCCGAATCTGCTGGTGAATGGGTCTACCGGCATCGCGGTCGGCATGGCGACCAACATTCCCCCGCATAATCTCGGAGAAGTCATCGACGCGGCCACCGCACTCATCAATGATCGGGCTTGTTCGATTTCCGATCTCATGAAACATGTCAAAGGCCCGGACTTTCCGACGGGAGCAGAAATTCTCAACAGCCGGTCAGAGATTCGCCATGTTTACGAGAACGGGCAGGGATCCATTCGACTTCGTGGCGAGTATCAGGTCGAGCAGCGCGCTCAGGGCCGTGCCGAGATCGTCATAACCTCAATTCCGTTTGCTGTCGACAAATCGACGATCGTGGAACGTGTTGGCGAACTCATCGCCGCTAGAAAAATCCCACAACTGCTGGATGTTCGGGACGAATCCACCACTGACGTTCGCATCGTGCTGGAGGTCCAAAAAGGCGCTGATCCAGATATCGCGATGGCCTATCTGTTCAAGAATACGCCTCTCCAGAATAATTTTTCCGTGAATTTGACGTGCCTGGTCCCTCTGCCGGGCAGCACGGGTTCCCGTCCTGATTGCCTCAACCTCAAACAGATTTTGGAGCTATTCATCGATTTTCGGTTCGCAACCGTGAAACGGCGGTATGAGTATGACTTGCGTGTCCTGGAACGGCGAATTCATATCCTCGACGGGTTCAAGATTATCTTCGATGCCCTCGACCAAATCCTCAAGCTGATCAGGCAAAGCGACGGGAAGGCAGATTCCGCGCAAAAACTCCAGCAGCGTTTTGACCTTGATGCGATCCAAACAGACGCCATCCTTGAAACAGCGATTTATAAATTGTCCCGCACTGAGATCAAGAAAATGCTGGACGAACTGAATGACAAAAAACAACAAGCCAAAGAGATCAAAGCTTTGCTTGGCTCGACCCCACGACTCTGGACGGTCGTCAAACAGGAACTGGCCGAGGTCTCCAAAACCTACGCCGATAAACGGCGGACCAAAATCGGCAGACGGCAAACGGAAGAAGTCCAGTTCGACCCGGAAGCGTACATGGTGAAAGAAGACGCGATTCTCACCGTCTCGATCGACGGATGGATCAGACGGGTGGGGCTCATCAAAGACCTGTCCAAAGCCCGGCTCCGGGAAGGCGATCGCTTGGTGGCGGCTCTGGGCGGCAGCACCGTCGACAACGTGATCTTTTTCTCAAACTACGGCAGCGCCTACACGATACGCATCGGAGACATCCCTCCCGCCAGGAGCGGCTATGGGGATCCCGCGCAAAAATTATTTAAATTCAAGGACGGAGAACGGCTGATCGCGGCATACAGTCTAGATCCTCGTATGCGGCATGCTGAGCCTGAACGATCACAAAGGACCAAGACCAAATCCCTTCCGCTGTTTGATTCGCAGGCACAAGAAGGAGCCGCTCTCATTGGGCAAGCTATGGCCGTAAGCTCAACCGGAATGGGGATTCGCTTTGAATTGGGCGCCTTTCAAGAACCTTCGACAAGATTGGGCCGGAAGTTCATGAAAGTAAAAGATGGCGAAGAAGTGGTGAACATAGGATTTCTCCGAGGTTCCCTGAAATCGGCCCTCGTCGCGGTGGCGTCCCAACGCGGCCGCATGCTGCTCTGCCCTGCCGAGGACGTGAACCTGCTTTCAGGACCTGGCCGAGGCGTAACCGTGATCAAACTCGATCCACAGGACCGCTTGATCGCCTTTCGCCTATTGGAAG
The genomic region above belongs to Nitrospirales bacterium and contains:
- a CDS encoding DNA topoisomerase IV subunit A, coding for MSKTKYKKSKAITRGQETITSVPLDQTTRQRYLNYALSVITSRALPDVRDGLKPVQRRILFSMYHNHRLTPDRPPIKSAKVVGSVIGEWHPHGDSAVYDAMARMAQPWSLRLPLVDGHGNFGSLDGDPPAAYRYTEARLAPAALDLLSELNKDTVDVQPNYDGKGEEPLVLPSRFPNLLVNGSTGIAVGMATNIPPHNLGEVIDAATALINDRACSISDLMKHVKGPDFPTGAEILNSRSEIRHVYENGQGSIRLRGEYQVEQRAQGRAEIVITSIPFAVDKSTIVERVGELIAARKIPQLLDVRDESTTDVRIVLEVQKGADPDIAMAYLFKNTPLQNNFSVNLTCLVPLPGSTGSRPDCLNLKQILELFIDFRFATVKRRYEYDLRVLERRIHILDGFKIIFDALDQILKLIRQSDGKADSAQKLQQRFDLDAIQTDAILETAIYKLSRTEIKKMLDELNDKKQQAKEIKALLGSTPRLWTVVKQELAEVSKTYADKRRTKIGRRQTEEVQFDPEAYMVKEDAILTVSIDGWIRRVGLIKDLSKARLREGDRLVAALGGSTVDNVIFFSNYGSAYTIRIGDIPPARSGYGDPAQKLFKFKDGERLIAAYSLDPRMRHAEPERSQRTKTKSLPLFDSQAQEGAALIGQAMAVSSTGMGIRFELGAFQEPSTRLGRKFMKVKDGEEVVNIGFLRGSLKSALVAVASQRGRMLLCPAEDVNLLSGPGRGVTVIKLDPQDRLIAFRLLEEKNDQMQLLKQDGSKLPVTAKKYQTVSRGGKGHPLIRRGSFTGDVLPDVTLPEFPTESDD
- a CDS encoding M23 family metallopeptidase — encoded protein: MSKKILVILAALVLMTTYVVVVGLTRWGDVTPPEIVITTPFDEVGPTTPLSLRITDPGTGLRSISVQIVHNLKTYVITEQAFASQGLLSAEGGTRHEFELTVTPYEEETIPRKPGEAKLIITARDHSWRNLLEGNRKRVTHEFTPKFTPPRLELLSSPASITQGGSGIVLYRVSPDAVIHGVKINSAFFPGYLMPEDDGMFALIAVPYNARANTPIHLTASDSVGNSAILDVDLHVRKKSWRTRRIGISDRFIQKTVLPIIAQTPEISEQESNLDNFVTVNNQLRKSNNQTIREFSKQTAERFLWDKAFQQLPGSQVEAAFADHRNYVYKNKIVDTQDHLGFDLAVTKHYPIQASNAGIVLFAGYLGIYGNTVIIDHGYGLQSLYAHLSSFSVQTGQSVELGQEIGRSGTTGLAAGDHLHFSLVLHGEQVNPTEWWDANWVQTRIRNKLHLPKLQMENPDTEPAEEEESLGPVPPAILP